Proteins encoded by one window of Colletes latitarsis isolate SP2378_abdomen chromosome 5, iyColLati1, whole genome shotgun sequence:
- the L(2)k05819 gene encoding transmembrane protein 94-like protein l(2)k05819 isoform X5, with product MDGDQVKDNASKTTENTNNKSAEPLGLTTKSALETLQRDIKRVLQEYKEDYRKNKRYKAWLKDTLHHRSQYTTLCWTSAIALLINAIILIVAFFTIDDTWYSTLPYEGLSVCCLVVLNFILVVSDNKLRHEEIPHRVQILFDQLEVAKNCSQWNPENYPHLCSPLSPCLTLQWTYRDGHIVNLPWALLVAGDIIVIKPGQQAPGYCVPYDDADASVLHAREVYSPQVHNANEIFSTPQARAPLKNKVYKLQETPYLMNLRMALDQALDRPVTYHNRKRHLLMICCIEQLAYPVLLIIVLVVNLFRYSYLSEYFGVGYWNEMFLLQPIAISIPLLPLVFPICWIFLNCFGMARFKALFKLYQSSEKLQFVDPFEDTDISGPSYPDVVYNWLELKEYFFSILFGKEHMMSRSANILHVLGSVTALCCVDKKGILSWPNPTAEKVFFLRNSNTLSPSSSTGSLDRTSEPQCQTQTEDSKQYSNKTSYVQHDMSHSTAEVLDLTHDHALPFRLQFDDHSWRQHLNSLKPLGLAILLNTCNMDTQEHYMQFCCHVTCEALYNENLVPVTNRRYQDHSIEDKSGYEAKDTMQSSRQVYLVDESGSLGQMWCLCELAKQIGFQDQAQHIFQLEQQLSTFRHVQPEMVRRDIKFARSLSIATKLKFPFPHMVAVVVKERSGGGLQLLTQGTADIILDSCIEFWDGHDLCPLSATDRKKVQDFYQRTSLTSYCTAFAYRPLTRGINKKMSKIYLELPADSKHLYTPHRSPTPLPWDFRNVLDPRVKGILGQFHSTDSLLCNENKDDNVSDVESCFDIQCNQVFIGMVTMQYQAQTDMVQLIEQLDRACIRFVHFSKENELRSRVFSEKMGLESGWNCHISLLSERARSESPVGWWVSQAAAMSSPTPSAQSHQHNYSCMDEASHLLNRISPRTNLDNSRAMSMSAPSAINTDFSTVKFDDETTEWNDIGLSQVKSAMSHSLSHLVQRITRTGSSHFSEQDTVKSEDSVLVQSVDLGSGQEAWRSLSCLTDSTEQSAPVNFDLSNRAKLPRGIDKIRPHIELIDNVPLLVSLFTDCNTAVTREMLHIMQDYGEVVCVLGSSANAENMPIFMQADAGVAVEPLYPQVCQRVPVLSPTREDQGPSPVDLSRALNSIACSLSVKREDPIAIFHLIMEARHYMKCLWNCVQFWLCCTVTLSFTQAVSGFLLLPPLFSVDQVLWLSCLIIPMLSISMIATPKDTTIMQRATGKNQCTINGQVALFVLWCYGSKFLPTIVTIVLSQCISFLTLCPTYTTTDSKCLYVYPDTRGEVSWGGWGAKPNVILVVQHFALTLLVLHLVTISIGFVHREYSIWKKQPFNNFVWFLSAFITLCAQAAFSGTVFCKFWKEEGQKIEDFPIHLPLFFLISLPFIFTVNELIKWQEIKVNVRYQKRARLEFGTKLGMNSPF from the exons ATGGATGGTGATCAGGTAAAGGACAATGCTTCTAAAACAACAGAAAATACAAATAACAAATCTGCAGAACCATTAGGATTAACTACAAAATCTGCTCTTgagacattacaacgtgatatcaAAAGAGTCTTACAAGAATACAAAGAAGACTACAGAAAAAACAA AAGATATAAAGCATGGCTAAAAGATACTTTACATCATCGTAGTCAATACACAACTCTTTGTTGGACTTCAGCAATTGCACTTTTGATTAATGCAATTATTCTTATTGTTGCTTTCTTCACAATTGATGATACATG GTATTCTACATTGCCTTATGAAGGATTGAGTGTCTGTTGTTTAGTAgtcttaaattttattttagttgTATCAGATAATAAATTACGACATGAAGAGATCCCTCATAGAGTACAAATTCTATTTGATCAACTAGAAG TTGCCAAAAATTGTTCCCAATGGAACCCTGAAAATTATCCACATTTATGCAGTCCATTGTCTCCCTGTTTAACTTTACAATGGACTTACCGTGATGGTCATATTGTGAATTTGCCATGGGCATTATTAGTTGCTGGAgatataattgtaattaaacctggacaacaAGCACCTGGGTACTGTGTTCCTTATGAT GATGCAGATGCATCAGTGTTACATGCAAGGGAAGTGTATAGTCCTCAGGTTCATAATGCAAATGAAATTTTCTCAACACCGCAGGCGCGGGCACCATTGAAAAATAAAGTTTATAAACTTCAAGAAACACCATACTTAATGAATCTCAGAATGGCACTTGATCAAGCTCTTGACAGACCAGTCACATatcataatcgcaaacgacattTATTAATGATTTGTTGCATTGAACAACTAGCTTATCCAGTTCTTTTAATTATTGTATTAGTTGTAAATTTATTCCGATATTCATATTTATCGGAATACTTCGGTGTTGGGTACTGGAATGAAATGTTTTTACTACAACCAATTGCTATTAGCATTCCTCTACTTCCGTTAGTATTTCCGATTTGTTGGATTTTCTTGAACTGTTTTGGAATGGCACGATTTAAAGCTTTATTTAAACTTTATCAATCTTCGGAAAAACTTCAG tttgTGGATCCTTTTGAAGATACAGATATTTCTGGCCCCAGTTATCCAGATGTAGTATATAATTGGTTGGAACtgaaagaatattttttcaGTATTCTCTTTGGTAAAGAacacatgatgtcaaggtctgCAAATATTCTTCACGTTTTGGGATCGGTCACG GCATTATGTTGTGTGGATAAAAAAGGAATACTTTCATGGCCTAATCCAACAGCTGAAAAAGTATTTTTCTTACGTAATTCCAATACTTTATCTCCGTCTTCaag CACTGGTAGTTTAGACAGAACATCTGAACCTCAATGCCAAACTCAAACTGAAGATTCGAAACAGTATTCAAATAAAACGTCCTATGTACAACATG ataTGTCTCATTCAACGGCCGAAGTTTTGGACCTTACTCATGATCATGCTTTACCGTTTCGACTACAGTTTGACGATCATTCTTGGAGACAGCACTTGAATTCGTTGAAACCACTAGGTCTAGCAATTCTACTCAACACATGTAACATGGACACACAAGAACATTATATGCAGTTCTGTTGCCATGTCACTTGTGAAGCTCTGTACAATGAGAATCTTGTACCAGTTACGAATAGACG CTACCAGGATCACAGTATAGAAGATAAGAGTGGGTATGAGGCAAAAGATACAATGCAAAGTTCAAGACAAGTGTATTTAGTCGACGAATCAGGGAGCCTTGGACAGATGTG GTGTCTATGCGAATTAGCAAAGCAGATAGGTTTCCAAGACCAGGCACAACACATATTTCAATTGGAGCAACAACTATCTACGTTCAGACACGTT CAACCAGAAATGGTTCGACGCGATATAAAGTTCGCACGCTCTTTGAGTAtcgcgacaaaattaaaatttcctttCCCGCATATGGTTGCCGTGGTAGTCAAAGAACGCAGTGGAGGTGGTTTACAATTATTGACACAAGGGACAGCAGATATAATTTTGGATTCCTGTATTGAATTTTGGGATGGTCATGATCTCTGTCCACTTTCCGCAACCGACAG GAAAAAGGTGCAAGATTTTTACCAAAGGACGAGCTTAACGTCATATTGCACTGCATTTGCATATAGACCATTGACACGGGGGATCAATAAAAAAATGTCTAAAATATATTTAGAGCTTCCCGCAGATAGCAAACATTTATATACTCCTCACAGAAGTCCTACACCATTACCTTGGGACTTTAGAAATGTTCTTGATCCAAGGGTAAAAGGCATACTTGGACAATTTCATTCAACCG ATTCCTTGCTGTGCAACGAAAACAAAGACGATAATGTGAGCGACGTTGAAAGTTGTTTTGATATTCAATGTAATCAAGTTTTTATCGGGATGGTAACTATGCAATATCAAGCACAAACGGATATG gtACAATTGATCGAACAACTCGACAGAGCTTGTATCCGTTTCGTTCACTTCAGTAAAGAGAACGAATTAAGATCACGCGTGTTTTCGGAGAAAATGGGGCTCGAAAGTGGATGGAATTGTCATATATCATTGCTCAGTGAAAGAGCTAG GTCAGAGAGTCCAGTGGGTTGGTGGGTGAGCCAGGCAGCAGCCATGTCCTCACCCACGCCCTCGGCCCAATCTCATCAACATAATTACTCCTGCATGGATGAGGCCAGCCACTTGCTTAATCGTATCTCTCCTCG CACGAATTTGGACAATAGCCGTGCCATGAGTATGTCCGCACCAAGCGCTATAAATACAGATTTCTCTACTGTAAAATTCGACGACGAGACTACGGAGTGGAACGACATAGGACTATCTCAAGTTAAAAGTGCTATGAGCCATAG TCTGAGTCACCTAGTTCAAAGGATCACAAGAACTGGATCATCACACTTttc AGAACAGGACACAGTGAAAAGCGAAGATAGTGTACTTGTGCAAAGTGTGGAtttaggatctgggcaagaagcatGGCGATCTTTGAGTTGTCTCACAGACAGTACAGAGCAGAGTGCTCCTGTAAATTTTGATTTATCAAACAGA GCAAAACTTCCGCGAGGTATCGATAAAATTCGACCGCATATAGAGTTGATAGACAACGTACCACTTTTGGTATCTTTGTTTACTGACTGCAACACTGCTGTTACAAGAGAAATGTTGCACATCATGCAAGACTATGGAGAAGTCGTTTGCGTTCTAGGCTCTTCTGCTAATGCAGAGAACATGCCTATTTTTATGCAAGCAGATGCAGG agTGGCAGTAGAACCATTATATCCACAAGTTTGTCAAAGAGTTCCTGTATTATCTCCGacgagagaagaccaaggaccaTCTCCTGTTGATTTAAGCAGGGCATTAAATTCAATTGCTTGTTCGTTAAGCGTTAAACGTGAAGATCCGATCGCAATATTTCATTTGATTATGGAG GCTCGTCATTACATGAAGTGTCTTTGGAATTGTGTACAATTCTGGCTCTGTTGTACAGTTACTCTTTCTTTTACTCAAGCTGTATCTGGTTTCTTACTTCTACCACCTCTATTCTCTGTTGATCAAGTTTTATGGTTGAGTTGCTTAATCATTCCAATGTTATCAATATCCATGATTGCTACACCAAAGGATACTACTATAATGCAGCGTGCTACCGGAAAAAATCAATGCACCATAAATGGTCAG GTTGCATTATTTGTTCTGTGGTGTTATGGCAGCAAATTTTTACCAACAATCGTAACAATAGTTTTATCACAGTGTATCTCATTTTTAACTTTATGTCCCACTTATACGACAACAGACTCTAAATGTCTCTATGTGTATCCCGATACACGCGGCGAAGTTTCATGGGGCGGTTGGGGTGCTAAACCAAATGTTATtttggtggtacaacattttgCGTTGACGTTGTTAGTTTTACATTTAG TAACAATCTCCATAGGCTTTGTACATAGAGAATATTCTATTTGGAAGAAACAACCTTTTAACAACTTTGTTTGGTTTTTAAGTGCATTTATAAC ATTATGCGCACAAGCAGCATTCTCAGGGACTGTATTCTGTAAATTTTGGAAAGAAGAGGGCCAAAAGATTGAAGACTTTCCTATTCATCTTCCTCTATTTTTCTTAATCTCATTGCCATTTATCTTTACAGTTAATGAACTAATTAAATGGCAAGAAATTAA AGTAAATGTAAGATATCAGAAGAGAGCTCGACTAGAATTTGGTACAAAGCTTGGAATGAATTCTCCATTTTAA
- the L(2)k05819 gene encoding transmembrane protein 94-like protein l(2)k05819 isoform X1, with product MDGDQVKDNASKTTENTNNKSAEPLGLTTKSALETLQRDIKRVLQEYKEDYRKNKRYKAWLKDTLHHRSQYTTLCWTSAIALLINAIILIVAFFTIDDTWYSTLPYEGLSVCCLVVLNFILVVSDNKLRHEEIPHRVQILFDQLEVAKNCSQWNPENYPHLCSPLSPCLTLQWTYRDGHIVNLPWALLVAGDIIVIKPGQQAPGYCVPYDDADASVLHAREVYSPQVHNANEIFSTPQARAPLKNKVYKLQETPYLMNLRMALDQALDRPVTYHNRKRHLLMICCIEQLAYPVLLIIVLVVNLFRYSYLSEYFGVGYWNEMFLLQPIAISIPLLPLVFPICWIFLNCFGMARFKALFKLYQSSEKLQFVDPFEDTDISGPSYPDVVYNWLELKEYFFSILFGKEHMMSRSANILHVLGSVTALCCVDKKGILSWPNPTAEKVFFLRNSNTLSPSSSTGSLDRTSEPQCQTQTEDSKQYSNKTSYVQHDMSHSTAEVLDLTHDHALPFRLQFDDHSWRQHLNSLKPLGLAILLNTCNMDTQEHYMQFCCHVTCEALYNENLVPVTNRRYQDHSIEDKSGYEAKDTMQSSRQVYLVDESGSLGQMWCLCELAKQIGFQDQAQHIFQLEQQLSTFRHVQPEMVRRDIKFARSLSIATKLKFPFPHMVAVVVKERSGGGLQLLTQGTADIILDSCIEFWDGHDLCPLSATDRKKVQDFYQRTSLTSYCTAFAYRPLTRGINKKMSKIYLELPADSKHLYTPHRSPTPLPWDFRNVLDPRVKGILGQFHSTDSLLCNENKDDNVSDVESCFDIQCNQVFIGMVTMQYQAQTDMVQLIEQLDRACIRFVHFSKENELRSRVFSEKMGLESGWNCHISLLSERARRQQWLERYPHMTPSYMSESPVGWWVSQAAAMSSPTPSAQSHQHNYSCMDEASHLLNRISPRTNLDNSRAMSMSAPSAINTDFSTVKFDDETTEWNDIGLSQVKSAMSHSLSHLVQRITRTGSSHFSEQDTVKSEDSVLVQSVDLGSGQEAWRSLSCLTDSTEQSAPVNFDLSNRAKLPRGIDKIRPHIELIDNVPLLVSLFTDCNTAVTREMLHIMQDYGEVVCVLGSSANAENMPIFMQADAGVAVEPLYPQVCQRVPVLSPTREDQGPSPVDLSRALNSIACSLSVKREDPIAIFHLIMEARHYMKCLWNCVQFWLCCTVTLSFTQAVSGFLLLPPLFSVDQVLWLSCLIIPMLSISMIATPKDTTIMQRATGKNQCTINGQVALFVLWCYGSKFLPTIVTIVLSQCISFLTLCPTYTTTDSKCLYVYPDTRGEVSWGGWGAKPNVILVVQHFALTLLVLHLVTISIGFVHREYSIWKKQPFNNFVWFLSAFITLCAQAAFSGTVFCKFWKEEGQKIEDFPIHLPLFFLISLPFIFTVNELIKWQEIKVNVRYQKRARLEFGTKLGMNSPF from the exons ATGGATGGTGATCAGGTAAAGGACAATGCTTCTAAAACAACAGAAAATACAAATAACAAATCTGCAGAACCATTAGGATTAACTACAAAATCTGCTCTTgagacattacaacgtgatatcaAAAGAGTCTTACAAGAATACAAAGAAGACTACAGAAAAAACAA AAGATATAAAGCATGGCTAAAAGATACTTTACATCATCGTAGTCAATACACAACTCTTTGTTGGACTTCAGCAATTGCACTTTTGATTAATGCAATTATTCTTATTGTTGCTTTCTTCACAATTGATGATACATG GTATTCTACATTGCCTTATGAAGGATTGAGTGTCTGTTGTTTAGTAgtcttaaattttattttagttgTATCAGATAATAAATTACGACATGAAGAGATCCCTCATAGAGTACAAATTCTATTTGATCAACTAGAAG TTGCCAAAAATTGTTCCCAATGGAACCCTGAAAATTATCCACATTTATGCAGTCCATTGTCTCCCTGTTTAACTTTACAATGGACTTACCGTGATGGTCATATTGTGAATTTGCCATGGGCATTATTAGTTGCTGGAgatataattgtaattaaacctggacaacaAGCACCTGGGTACTGTGTTCCTTATGAT GATGCAGATGCATCAGTGTTACATGCAAGGGAAGTGTATAGTCCTCAGGTTCATAATGCAAATGAAATTTTCTCAACACCGCAGGCGCGGGCACCATTGAAAAATAAAGTTTATAAACTTCAAGAAACACCATACTTAATGAATCTCAGAATGGCACTTGATCAAGCTCTTGACAGACCAGTCACATatcataatcgcaaacgacattTATTAATGATTTGTTGCATTGAACAACTAGCTTATCCAGTTCTTTTAATTATTGTATTAGTTGTAAATTTATTCCGATATTCATATTTATCGGAATACTTCGGTGTTGGGTACTGGAATGAAATGTTTTTACTACAACCAATTGCTATTAGCATTCCTCTACTTCCGTTAGTATTTCCGATTTGTTGGATTTTCTTGAACTGTTTTGGAATGGCACGATTTAAAGCTTTATTTAAACTTTATCAATCTTCGGAAAAACTTCAG tttgTGGATCCTTTTGAAGATACAGATATTTCTGGCCCCAGTTATCCAGATGTAGTATATAATTGGTTGGAACtgaaagaatattttttcaGTATTCTCTTTGGTAAAGAacacatgatgtcaaggtctgCAAATATTCTTCACGTTTTGGGATCGGTCACG GCATTATGTTGTGTGGATAAAAAAGGAATACTTTCATGGCCTAATCCAACAGCTGAAAAAGTATTTTTCTTACGTAATTCCAATACTTTATCTCCGTCTTCaag CACTGGTAGTTTAGACAGAACATCTGAACCTCAATGCCAAACTCAAACTGAAGATTCGAAACAGTATTCAAATAAAACGTCCTATGTACAACATG ataTGTCTCATTCAACGGCCGAAGTTTTGGACCTTACTCATGATCATGCTTTACCGTTTCGACTACAGTTTGACGATCATTCTTGGAGACAGCACTTGAATTCGTTGAAACCACTAGGTCTAGCAATTCTACTCAACACATGTAACATGGACACACAAGAACATTATATGCAGTTCTGTTGCCATGTCACTTGTGAAGCTCTGTACAATGAGAATCTTGTACCAGTTACGAATAGACG CTACCAGGATCACAGTATAGAAGATAAGAGTGGGTATGAGGCAAAAGATACAATGCAAAGTTCAAGACAAGTGTATTTAGTCGACGAATCAGGGAGCCTTGGACAGATGTG GTGTCTATGCGAATTAGCAAAGCAGATAGGTTTCCAAGACCAGGCACAACACATATTTCAATTGGAGCAACAACTATCTACGTTCAGACACGTT CAACCAGAAATGGTTCGACGCGATATAAAGTTCGCACGCTCTTTGAGTAtcgcgacaaaattaaaatttcctttCCCGCATATGGTTGCCGTGGTAGTCAAAGAACGCAGTGGAGGTGGTTTACAATTATTGACACAAGGGACAGCAGATATAATTTTGGATTCCTGTATTGAATTTTGGGATGGTCATGATCTCTGTCCACTTTCCGCAACCGACAG GAAAAAGGTGCAAGATTTTTACCAAAGGACGAGCTTAACGTCATATTGCACTGCATTTGCATATAGACCATTGACACGGGGGATCAATAAAAAAATGTCTAAAATATATTTAGAGCTTCCCGCAGATAGCAAACATTTATATACTCCTCACAGAAGTCCTACACCATTACCTTGGGACTTTAGAAATGTTCTTGATCCAAGGGTAAAAGGCATACTTGGACAATTTCATTCAACCG ATTCCTTGCTGTGCAACGAAAACAAAGACGATAATGTGAGCGACGTTGAAAGTTGTTTTGATATTCAATGTAATCAAGTTTTTATCGGGATGGTAACTATGCAATATCAAGCACAAACGGATATG gtACAATTGATCGAACAACTCGACAGAGCTTGTATCCGTTTCGTTCACTTCAGTAAAGAGAACGAATTAAGATCACGCGTGTTTTCGGAGAAAATGGGGCTCGAAAGTGGATGGAATTGTCATATATCATTGCTCAGTGAAAGAGCTAG GAGACAGCAATGGCTGGAGAGATATCCACACATGACCCCATCGTATAT GTCAGAGAGTCCAGTGGGTTGGTGGGTGAGCCAGGCAGCAGCCATGTCCTCACCCACGCCCTCGGCCCAATCTCATCAACATAATTACTCCTGCATGGATGAGGCCAGCCACTTGCTTAATCGTATCTCTCCTCG CACGAATTTGGACAATAGCCGTGCCATGAGTATGTCCGCACCAAGCGCTATAAATACAGATTTCTCTACTGTAAAATTCGACGACGAGACTACGGAGTGGAACGACATAGGACTATCTCAAGTTAAAAGTGCTATGAGCCATAG TCTGAGTCACCTAGTTCAAAGGATCACAAGAACTGGATCATCACACTTttc AGAACAGGACACAGTGAAAAGCGAAGATAGTGTACTTGTGCAAAGTGTGGAtttaggatctgggcaagaagcatGGCGATCTTTGAGTTGTCTCACAGACAGTACAGAGCAGAGTGCTCCTGTAAATTTTGATTTATCAAACAGA GCAAAACTTCCGCGAGGTATCGATAAAATTCGACCGCATATAGAGTTGATAGACAACGTACCACTTTTGGTATCTTTGTTTACTGACTGCAACACTGCTGTTACAAGAGAAATGTTGCACATCATGCAAGACTATGGAGAAGTCGTTTGCGTTCTAGGCTCTTCTGCTAATGCAGAGAACATGCCTATTTTTATGCAAGCAGATGCAGG agTGGCAGTAGAACCATTATATCCACAAGTTTGTCAAAGAGTTCCTGTATTATCTCCGacgagagaagaccaaggaccaTCTCCTGTTGATTTAAGCAGGGCATTAAATTCAATTGCTTGTTCGTTAAGCGTTAAACGTGAAGATCCGATCGCAATATTTCATTTGATTATGGAG GCTCGTCATTACATGAAGTGTCTTTGGAATTGTGTACAATTCTGGCTCTGTTGTACAGTTACTCTTTCTTTTACTCAAGCTGTATCTGGTTTCTTACTTCTACCACCTCTATTCTCTGTTGATCAAGTTTTATGGTTGAGTTGCTTAATCATTCCAATGTTATCAATATCCATGATTGCTACACCAAAGGATACTACTATAATGCAGCGTGCTACCGGAAAAAATCAATGCACCATAAATGGTCAG GTTGCATTATTTGTTCTGTGGTGTTATGGCAGCAAATTTTTACCAACAATCGTAACAATAGTTTTATCACAGTGTATCTCATTTTTAACTTTATGTCCCACTTATACGACAACAGACTCTAAATGTCTCTATGTGTATCCCGATACACGCGGCGAAGTTTCATGGGGCGGTTGGGGTGCTAAACCAAATGTTATtttggtggtacaacattttgCGTTGACGTTGTTAGTTTTACATTTAG TAACAATCTCCATAGGCTTTGTACATAGAGAATATTCTATTTGGAAGAAACAACCTTTTAACAACTTTGTTTGGTTTTTAAGTGCATTTATAAC ATTATGCGCACAAGCAGCATTCTCAGGGACTGTATTCTGTAAATTTTGGAAAGAAGAGGGCCAAAAGATTGAAGACTTTCCTATTCATCTTCCTCTATTTTTCTTAATCTCATTGCCATTTATCTTTACAGTTAATGAACTAATTAAATGGCAAGAAATTAA AGTAAATGTAAGATATCAGAAGAGAGCTCGACTAGAATTTGGTACAAAGCTTGGAATGAATTCTCCATTTTAA